The genomic region ATAGTTTGAAACCTCAGATAGTATTCTGGGACTAAGTAGTATCATATTCAAACAAATACAACCAACCAtcataatgtttgttttttgtgctttttagGTATCTGCAAAGATTTGATTCTGAACTTGAGCAAATCGAGTTGGTGAATGGGATCAAAGGTCGTCAGGGTCGCCTCCATGGCGCCAGAGAAGCTGTCATCAAACAAACAATTGAACGGGAGCGAGCTCTGTATGAGGGCGCTGGGTTTGGTAAGCCCTCGTTGTTTAaacttacatacacacatttgcagtcgtttgagaaaatgtaacatcatctttgctttgtttaacaCAGAAATCCCAGATATCATCAATGCAAAGCATCTGAAAACATTCAGGTGAGTGAAAAGGACAAATGCtccaacatgttttattgtttgcatTTCTTGCAACACTAGCAAGTATTTTCAACTATTGTAATTTTCAGTGGACTTTGACCTTTATAGCGCTCTGGTAGCTGCCTTCACACAATTTCCATCAGGCATCAGGtgttatttaagttatttaaatAACTTAATAACACCATTTTGGCAGGAGGCTGCACTGTTCAAATCCATACATGTAATTGGCATCCAACACTGCAGGCTCTTTGAGAGGgtgacacatttttactgttaaaGTGACTTATGATCAGTATAAGTACAAAGatttatcaaaaaataaaaagtctacAACAGCAGCACGCTATCATTGACTTGCAATGACAAAAAGGACAAATGcttcaacatgttttattgtttgtatttcttgCAACACTAGCAAGTATTTTCAACTATTGTAATTTTCAGTGGACTTTGACCTTTATAGTGCTCTGGTAGCTGCCTTCACACAATTTCCATCAGGCATCAGGTGTTATTTAAAGGGTCAGATATATTGAGTCCTGTCAAGTTTTGTGTCAAATTTCTCCATCTTAatggattttaaatgtttactaaACTCTGCCAACATGGTGGTGTAAATAAACTAGGTAACGTGACATTTGAAGCTCAATAATGTTTCTCAggagtgtattttatttaccttGTTTTATCAAAGGATCAGCATTTGAGAAATTATCAAGACTATCACTTTTCAGCCTCTTGattctttgttttgtcagaGAGTGGACTGGCGATCTGAAGAAACTCCCAAACATCAAACTGCGAATGGTTTCTTGCAAAGGTCTGGACACTAATaatgagaaaaaagagaaacatgaagtagaagaagacaatattgaagatgaagatgatgatttggatgatgatgatgaagaggaagatgagaagGTTCTGATGTCAGACTCAAACTAATGTTCTTCTATCATTGCCATATGTTATTATAAAACATCAGATGTCCTTCACGAAAGACTTTTTACAGAGAAACAGCCTGTGTGAGAAGATGCTGCTACTCACGTTCTGTCCAGCAGATGGTATCAACATCTCAGACTTGGAAAACCAACTCATCAGTgtgctctttttctttgtcttgcTGTTCAGTGACTCAACAGCAGCCTGTAAGAGGTTCTACATTCATTGTTTATTACATAAACATGCATCAAATTAAA from Solea senegalensis isolate Sse05_10M linkage group LG6, IFAPA_SoseM_1, whole genome shotgun sequence harbors:
- the tma16 gene encoding translation machinery-associated protein 16 produces the protein MPKVQKGKAPEKVVHPFSRKAAYLAREEIRLKKKDRQRTDKAARLSSIGEKLLWFQEQLDPAKATYTKKDACDIIERYLQRFDSELEQIELVNGIKGRQGRLHGAREAVIKQTIERERALYEGAGFEIPDIINAKHLKTFREWTGDLKKLPNIKLRMVSCKGLDTNNEKKEKHEVEEDNIEDEDDDLDDDDEEEDEKVLMSDSN